In Candidatus Sulfotelmatobacter sp., the genomic window GGCGGCGCGCGAATCGTTCGACCGATTCGGGGCTCGGGCGCTGATAGATCAGACCCGGCACCGGATTGTAGGGGATCAAATTCACCTTGCTCGGCAGATCGCGGGCGATCGCACTCAGGCGATCGGCATCCTCGTCTCGATCGTTGATCCCGGCGATCAACGTGTACTCGAGCGTGACGCGCCGCCCGGTCCCGAGGCCGTACTCGCGCGCGGCGGCCAGCAGCTCCGCCAGCGGCCAACGCCGATTGACCGGCACCAGCTGATTGCGCAGCTCGTCGGTCGTGGCGTGCAGCGACACGGCGAGGCCGAGGCGCAGGCCCTCTTCGGCGA contains:
- the rlmN gene encoding 23S rRNA (adenine(2503)-C(2))-methyltransferase RlmN, which translates into the protein LVMGDFHGWEDDRFNLVFMGMGEPLANYAPVMEAIRILHDPLGMNLGARRITVSTSGLVPQIRSLAEEGLRLGLAVSLHATTDELRNQLVPVNRRWPLAELLAAAREYGLGTGRRVTLEYTLIAGINDRDEDADRLSAIARDLPSKVNLIPYNPVPGLIYQRPSPESVERFARRLYPRAPAVMIRNTLGGEIWAACGQLGGLSPRA